A window of the Deltaproteobacteria bacterium genome harbors these coding sequences:
- the hisA gene encoding 1-(5-phosphoribosyl)-5-[(5-phosphoribosylamino)methylideneamino]imidazole-4-carboxamide isomerase, which translates to MIVYPAIDIRGGQCVRLSQGDYARETVYNPDPVAQAREWVRRGAEWIHVVDLDGARDGLPVNRDLVARLVQDCHVPVQLGGGIRTPELAAGYIDAGVSRIVLGSLLVREPDKAFEIIRNFPGKVAAGIDARDGMAAVQGWTELTGVSALDLARKALEAGATHVIYTDISRDGMLEGPNLEQTSRLAADTGRVIASGGVARLDDIRALSEIAGVEGVIVGRALYESKFTLEDAIDVAG; encoded by the coding sequence ATGATTGTCTATCCAGCCATCGACATTCGCGGAGGACAGTGCGTCCGCCTTTCTCAGGGCGATTACGCACGGGAAACGGTTTACAACCCGGATCCGGTCGCGCAGGCGAGGGAGTGGGTCCGCCGGGGAGCCGAGTGGATTCACGTCGTTGATCTGGACGGCGCCCGCGACGGGCTTCCGGTCAACCGGGATCTCGTTGCGCGGCTTGTGCAGGACTGTCATGTGCCGGTGCAACTGGGCGGTGGTATCCGTACGCCGGAATTGGCGGCGGGCTACATCGATGCTGGAGTCAGCCGCATCGTGCTGGGTTCGCTGCTGGTGCGTGAACCGGACAAGGCGTTCGAAATCATCCGGAACTTCCCCGGCAAGGTGGCCGCCGGCATTGACGCCCGGGACGGAATGGCGGCCGTGCAGGGCTGGACCGAATTGACGGGAGTTTCCGCCCTGGATCTGGCCCGGAAGGCACTGGAAGCCGGGGCGACGCATGTGATCTATACGGACATTTCCCGCGATGGCATGCTGGAGGGACCGAACCTCGAGCAAACCTCCCGGCTGGCGGCAGATACCGGACGGGTGATCGCGTCGGGCGGAGTTGCCCGGCTGGACGATATCCGGGCACTGTCGGAGATTGCCGGGGTCGAGGGAGTGATTGTCGGCCGGGCTCTCTATGAGTCGAAGTTTACCCTTGAGGATGCTATCGACGTGGCCGGTTGA